One Xiphophorus maculatus strain JP 163 A chromosome 15, X_maculatus-5.0-male, whole genome shotgun sequence genomic window, AGGgggtcaaactccagtcctggaggccctgcagcttttagatgagcctctgctgcagcacctggacagaataatgaggtcattaaggttctggagaaccgatcTACAAGAGGAGGAGGTcatgaagccgtttcattccagggttttgtacctgtggctcatctaaaacctgcagcgactggaggactggagtttgactccCTGATCTACAGCTTTTCATTTGAAACAGGTAGGATGTTCAGATGAAggaagctaagctaagctaaccgTAACTgctaagcttccacttcaggCACTCAGATAATGTCATCTGAGTGACTGAACCGGACCAGAACATTAATAACCTGCTGTAGTTTGTAAACATGACGGCAGCACGGACAGACAGACTCAGCCATCAATCCGTGCTACAgtaggaaaatctgacgagGTAGCTCAGATAGTCAGAACACCAAACCCAGAAAAATCCTTTGTTTCCTTGCTTCCTGTCTGTGAGTGGTTCTGGTCGGTTCTGATGAATCAGGACCTTCGGGTCGGACTCGGTTCCTCCTTCCTGAACGAACAGATTCTCAACCGTttgttctgatggttctgtagGGAATCAGAGGTCCAGTTTGTTTGCTGTGTATTTCGGACCTATAACACGACCAGAACCTCAGTTTCTCCCAGTGTCTCCAGTGAAACCAGTATGTTGTGTGCAGAGGAAGCAGCCCCGCCTCAAGCTacctgggtcagaaccgggccCGGTCCAACATGGCCGACCTGAAGCTGGTGGAGGAAACTCTGGACTCTCTGATCCGGACCAGCGCCGAGCAGCTCTTCCACCTGACCGACGACCCGCACAACTCCAGATATCCttcggtccggtccggttcaGAGTTTCAGATCCACCTGGACGATACCGGGATTGGGGGGGGCAGGGCAGACTGATGGTTTAAACAGGTTCTGGTCGGTTCTGATGGGTTCTGCTCAGGGGTCGGTCCTGCTCACCAGTATTGGAACCCATGAAGTTTAAGTTTAatatttactgaagtaaatTCATTTACTGCCGAAGCAAAACagcaaatgataaaaacacccagaggaaaacaaagcTAATCGCTATGGAAACCCAATCGGCTCACCTGCTGCTCATCACAAGTAAGGATCACTTGTGATGAACTGGGTCTGGACTGGACCTCAGGCTTCTGGACCGGAGCTCAGGCTTCTGGACCGGACCACAGGCTTCTGGACCGGAGCTCAGGCTTCTGGACCGGACCACAGGCTTCTGGACCGGAGCTCAGGCTTCTGGACCGGACCACAGGCTTCTGGACCGGAGCTCAGGCTTCTGGACCGGACCACAGGCTTCTGGACCGGAGCTCAGGCTTCTGGACCGGACCTCAGATTTCTGGACCGGAGCTCAGGCTTCTGGACCGGACCACAGGCTTCTGGACCGGACCACAGGCTTCTGGACCGGACCTCAGGCTGGTTCCTGTTTTGtccttaaattaaaatgtttttgttgaaataatttgctCTTTGTTACTTTGGACCTCAAACTTTCCATCTTCACTCTGAAATGCACAACATGAAGGGCACCAGTAATGGTGAGCAGGATCCtcggatcagaaccggaccagaacccTGCTGGAAGGAAGGAGGTATCAGGATCGGTTCTGGACTCTCCACCGCAGGGGTCACCAACCCGGTAGCCGAGACGACCTTGTCAGTCGAGCAAGTTCTAAAAGTAGCCATCGTCATTAGGCAGCACTGCCAgaataaatattcaattaaatgtttttacctggaaataacatttgtttatttttagatttttttaagtgaattaTAAAAACGTTTAAAATTTGCTGTATGTATACAACtctattttttcttctcccctccagggggcttttattttctctagtGTAAGAAAGCAGGCTGACAGCGAGGGGGGcggagggggaagacatgcggtaaatgtggccgggtccgggagtcgaacccgggTCGAGGACTGGAGGCGCGAAACCGTGAGCCAGACGGGATGTTGGTTCCCCGGTTCAGGTGGAGTCCAGATGATGCAACattgtttgcttaatttctacTCTTTTCTGGAACGTTTCGTCTGAGACGCTCAGTAGGAGCAGCAGATTCTGTCATCCGGTGACCCGCCAGAACCGCACACGGTAAAAAGCTCAGCCAGGATCCAAACGATCGCTGCTAGAACTACGAGTGGGatcaaattacatttacagaaaaagtgCCAAGCAGCCCTCTGATAACATCCTGCAGGCGTCTGCGCATAATTCTGAACTTTAACCCTAGAAAAGAGTTGTAGGGCGTAGGGGACaacgcgacccatatttggaggcttCCATGTCTTAATTATTTAGCAtcgtttgtttaaaaaaaaagtccgcTGATTTTGTGGTTTAGGTTTGTGCTGGTAGTTTTATGCTGCTCTCCGATctgtctaacttttttttttccgacATCTGCTGGTGTCAGCCAACAGGCGACCCGTCAGAACCGGGCACGGTAAAAAGCTCAGGCAGAACTTTAGAACAGCAGGAGGAGCTCAATCATTTTTAGCTCCCAGAAAAAGCACCAAATTAACACAAGTAAACTGAGTGACCAATAAGATTGAGTCTTttgccctttgacccccacaGACTCACACTGATGCCCTACGTACAAGATGCTTTGACgcagaatatttagtttttctccacaattttgttaatagtaaagatggttagataataaaacaataactattcttttctttttttatgcaaagGAATATCTGAAGGTGCTGCAGGTTTTACTGCAATAATCCAGATTCTCAGTCACTTGTAGGTCatttagaatcacacagaaaagatccaaaaggaaacaaactgaACTAAGTTCTGGTCACATAATAGCAGTTAATCATAACtggtaaattattactgataactatGTGAGAAATCTCCAACATTAATATGATCATGtaattatttatatgtattataGTTATAAAAGCTGAGCCACCCCCTTCCTGTTGCTCCACGCCCTTCCTGTTGCTCCACCCCCTTCCTGTTGCTCCACGCCCTTCCTGTTGCTCCACGCCCTTCCTGTTGCTCCACGCCCTTCCTGTTGCTCCACGCCCTTCCTGTTCTCTGGACCTCAGCTTGGTGACCTCTGCTCCACCGTCTgcagggttctggttctggtcacaCTGTTGGACCTTTAGCAGAAccaaaagttctggttctggtccaggctCAGAACCTGTCCCTCTAcctttggatcagaaccggttctcCTTGACGGCGGTCCGGTCCAGGTTGGCCTATGTGACCCGGCAGGACCTGGTCGGGctgcagaacctccagaaccagacGGTTCTGGTGGTGAAGGCGCCGGAAGAAACCAGGCTGGAGGTTCCGGCTCCCACCGAGGTGAGCAGAACCGCAGAATGGGTCGGGCCGGGTCACAATCAAACTGAGGTTCTGTTCTGATCCAGGACAGCATCCAGATCCACCTGAAGGGCGGGACGGGTCCGATTCGGGTTCTGACCTGCGACGCCGGAACCACAGGAGAGGCGGGCTTTTCTTCCCTGGAGGAGAGTCGGATCAGAACCGCCGAGCTGCTGCACGCAGGTAGCTTCAGAACTGAGCCGGGTCCACCAGAACCTCTGACCTATTGAAGAAACCAGTGAGTTCTgggtccaggttctggttctgttgatACCTCATAGGTTTCAgctgaaccagaaccgggttctGCTCCGTTTGGACCCGACTGAATAGTTTGGGTCATCAGAACGTCCAGAACCTGGGGGACTGGAGGTGGTTCTGATGATGCccagctgtgattggctgactGGTGATCAGGTGACCCCTGTTCTGGTTCCAGGTcagcagaaccgggtccagaGCGTGTAGCTCCAACCGGGTCAGCAGGGGGCACTGCAGGCTGAGAACAGGAGAAACGATCCGACTGACGGCTTTACAGAGGAACCGGACCGGAACCACGGACCGGACCGGAACCAGGAGTGAAGTGATGAAGACgattctgattattattattttttgtttggttctggttttgttttgagctCAGAACTTTCTGACAGAACCGGGCCGGGATGTTCTGaaataaagagtaaataaaaCCTGGACTGGTTCTGAGTCTCTGACCCGTTTAGCTGCTGCAGCGGTTCTGAAGGTGGATCCCTAAAAAGTTCTGATCCGCTGGACCGACGGTTCCACAAAATGACAGAACCAAGTCTGGACCTGCAGAGACTGGATCCCGGTGCTGAACCGGGCCTCTGGTCCGATCCGTCCTGGAGGAATGAaactgagcagaaccagaaccgactGGACTTTCAGTCCATTTATTATGGAATGTTTCTGCTGGGTCATGATTCTGTTCGGGTCGCACATGACATCATTAAAATACAGCAACACACACTTCctgtctctcacacactttCTGTCTCacactggttctgctggttccggGTGGGTCCAAGACACCTCAAAGTGAAAAGTTCTGATAAGTTCTGGTTCTTCCATCGGTGATTGACCTGctggcctctgattggctggacgGAGTTTGTTCAGGGTGGGCGGAGCTAAAacacttcctcttcctcacagcCGTAATCTGGAAAACATGGATGCATtggtcggttctggttctggttctgatgggtcaGGGAAAGTTGTGGACCGACCTCCAACCAGCTGCAGCGCGCTGACGCAgtcttcctctgcctcctcctcctcctcttcctccgtctCTAACGGGGTCGGGGCTTCGACGGGGCCGGGGCCTGCGTCTGGAacggctgcaggaggagcttcAGGCACGGCCTCTGATGCCGTTTCCATGGCAACTGCTGTTTCCACCTGAAATCGATTAAACAAAATGGAGTCAGGGAGAACTGACTGACTCAGGGTTTCCTGGCCCAGTCCGTCCCGGTCCGGTCATCCGGGGTTTACCTGTGGAGCAGCTTTCTTTTTCCGTGGTGTGGAGGAAATGAGGCGCCGGAACCTggaacaggaagcaggaagttgaGCTCTGATCACCAATCAGGTGATCGATTGCTTGGGTCTGGTACCTCTTGGTCATCATGGTGGCGCTGGCGGACAGCTCTGCGTTGGCGTTCCCGGCCTTCCTGCGGCGGCGGCTCAGGCGTTTGCGCGGGACGACGGCGGCGCCCCCTGGGGGCTCGGAGGCGGGACTTCCTGCCGGCTGGTTCAGGTCTCTCAGGACGTCGTAGTTGATCTTACTGGAgatcttcttcctctccagcaTCTTCTCGATGGCCTCGCCCGCCGTGGCCGCCTCGATCTGCTCACGCTTCTTGTATTTCTTCTTCTGCGGACGgggaaaggtcagaggtcagagcagGCAGCCGGCCCCTGGCATGCAGACTGGTAGACCCCGTTTCCAACCTTCTCCTTGTAGGTGCCCTGTTCCTTCTCCTTGGTGATCCTCTCTTCTTTCTCTGTGAACacaagcagccaatcagcatccTCCGTGTttaatcagccaatcagcatccTCCGTATTGACTGGTCCTCACCTTTCTGCTCCTTCAGGTAGTCTGCGTTCTGCTTGGTCCAAAGCTCCGTCTtcacctccacctccttctcGTTCAGGATGTACTGCAGCAGacagcagcagccaatcagagaccgGCGTGgtgacagccaatcagcataCCTCTGACTGGAACCTGGCGCTCACCTTATCGATCTCCTGATCGTCGATTCCTTCCAGGTCCAGCTCTCCGCTCGGAGACGGATCCCCTGGAAAACAAACCCTCAGTGACATCACAGCGCCGTGTTACCTAGCTGGTCATGTAACCATGGTGATTTTTCTCTAAAAGCTTTATTGGCTCTACTGGCCTTTAtttagtgaattgacaggaaagtgggaaATGAGAGAATGGAGaagcaaaggtcaccaggccgggaatcgaacctgcgacggccacGTCCAGGACTGTGCTTAACCGCTGCTCCACTGCAGCACCTCGTAACCATGGTGATTAATGATTTAACTAGTTACTAGTCTGCGTAACATGGTGACTTTGTGACCCACTGATGGTTGTTTAGTAAAGTTTTCTAATGATGTAATAACTGTTAACTGATGATGTAATACCACATGGTGAAGGAACAGTTCCTGATTGGTTTGTACCTTCtgggttctggtccggttccGGTGGATCGAAGGTGTGAAAGCTCTCCTGGAGGCCCAGGCTGGCGTTTCCCAGGATGGAGGCCAGAGGGGCGCCCTGGGTGGGTCGCCCGGCTCCCTCCGTTTCTGCTTCCTGTGGCGCCccgcccccctcctcctcctggatCACCTGACGCAGGAAGTCCTGCGTCAGCCGCTGGGCGGCGGCCTGCAGGGCGGCGTCGTCCCCCTCCTTGTCCTCTGGGTCAGCCGGAGAGGACAGGACGTCCTCATCCTCCGGATCTGGAACCAGAGAGAGCAGCGGACTTTACCAGTGATCTAGACTTTACGTCTAGATCTCCTTCTGTCTCCTTcgcagttttaataaaacacaaccagATGGAGCCTGAATAATCCGTCTGGTTTCTGCTCTCCTACTCAGcagccggttctggttctggtgtaGTTGTGCTTATGTGTGACTTGGTCTGAATTGGACCTGCTGTGGTTCTGGACGGACCCATTTCCTTGGCGTAGGCGGCGTAGATCCCCCTGAGTTTGGGCCGGCTCTTTTCCAGCTCCGTCTCGATCTCCTCCTTGTAGCAGCTGATTTCTCCTGGCGGAACCAAAGCAGACAGAGTCGGATCACCGGCTGCTCCAGCTCAACCCGGTTCAGGTGTCCTGAAGTTTCCCGGCCTGACCTTCGACCTCGTCCAGCTTCCGGGCCAGCTCCTGCTCCAGCTGCAGAGGAGGATGTTAAATCCACTTCAGTGTTTGATTTGAATCTATCTGTGATCAACTGGTCTCCCCTGGCTGACCAAGAGGACAACAAAGACTGAACATTCTTCGCTTTAATATTTGGTGAGCCGGCCAATCAGAGGCCAGGAGATCTACCTGCTGCATCTTGACTTTGTGCTGGCCGGCAGTGAAGGACGGCGGATCACATTCCTGCTCCAGATCCACCCGCATGAACTCATCGATGGTCAGCTGACTGGTGGGCGTGTCCTCAAACTCCGTTAGCCTGCAGGGACAGAAGAAGGGATCTGATGGGATCCACCGACCAACACCATCACATTCCTAATAAACAACTCTATTCAGAAAGGAAGCGCTAGCTCAAGGTGGGATTTACTGACTGGGATcctgttaggtaaattgtatatattattatcaaatatttgttgtttcatgtgcctttataatgttcttgtcttatTTGCCtgtatttgtttcatcttagcataaagaaagtttctgtgttgttgaattactttgattcctttctcagaaggcctctgaggaagagcagagaacCGTTTTCAACAGGGTTATCGTTCAGCAGAAACCTCTGCATCCTTGACCGGTTAGATAGCTATAAAACTGTTGCCATGAAGACGTACAACTTGCTCTGTGTTATCCTGTGTCTGGAACAGAATAATCTAGTGTGTAGATACCATGTGTTTTGTTAGTGACTAGCATTTGCGTTGCAATCATGTGATTGAAGTGTTTTCCCCGCCCCTTTGAGACGCTCTCTGTAACAGGGATCCTAACAGCAATACAAAGGGAGAACGGACACATATGTTTTCAGAACGGAAGAGatgtgtgactgaaaacatctctggctgttctcctcgcgaggacaaaagaatctaacgctcttgtctttcttgtgtttgtttaatctgtAGGTGTTTAAACCTGACAGATCCAGTAGGATCCACTGACTGCTACCTGGATCTTCTTATATCTATAAATCAGATCTACTGACTGGGATCTTATGGAGCCTATTGTGATCTCCTGGTTGGGACCAGTCCTGTCGATCCCTGTGATCTTGGTGAATCCAGACGGATCCACCAGGATCTAGAGACTGAACTAGCAGTAATGTTCCCATATCTTTAATGTTGGCTTGGAATCATAAGGATCGGCTAGGATCAACTGATCTCTGGCAGTAGATCCCTGTGATATCATTGGATCCCTAGGACTCTGGTATAAAATGATCTCCTTTACCTGCAGGGATCCACTGGGATCTCACTCACCTCTTCCTCAGAGTGGTCTGGCACACCTTCACCACTCCGATCACGTCCTTCACCGAGCGCCGAAACTTGTGCATCCGAGCCGCTACCAGGAGAgctggggggtgggggggagtcATGAGCTACATGGATGTTGCTGTTGCCATAGCGACAACCTCACCTGCTCCACAGAGCCCAGACGGGCGGCGACCCGTGTGCATCCAGTCCCTCTTCATCCTCTGCACCAGGCGGAGCGCCGTCATGGATACCTCGTGGTTCTTGTCTCCAAACTCCAGCATGTGAGCGAAGCGAGGGATGTACAGGCAGGGGTCtgaggggagggggaggggcGGGGTCAGACACTGCAGGCTCCGCCCCTTCAGGTACTGATGCTGTTCTATGTTGCAGCAGGTACCTGAACACCCTAACCCTGTCACAAGCTCACTTGGCTCAAATGTGCTTCAAAATGGCCGCCAGGGCTGTgatagaaaatttatttttacagtaaatttgcCAATATTTATCACAGATGATGAAAACTATATGCTGGATTAGATTATAGAAATCACGTTTActaaaatgagttttttcttAAACTGCAGCCTGAATATTTCAGCAATACTTTCTGACCCAAAGGTTCCTCTGACCACTGCTCGTTTCcagaccggatcagaaccagaacctcatcCACTAACTACAGACCTAATGACAAACCTGTtatgggtcagaaccagaaccgttaCTGTCCCTGCAGGCTCATGGCTCCCCCTGCTGGagaagcacagaaaaacaagctgGACCCAAGATGGCGGTGGGAGGCGGACAGCAGCGCGAGGACAGGTTTTAATCCGGACCGAACCGAGGCGGGTCTAAAAGGTAACAACACACAGTTGAACTGTACACGAAACGGACGGGTTCGGTCCGCATAGTGAGCCGCTGCTAACTGACCACAGAACCGAGCAGCAGAACCGGACCACGAGCTGGTTCTGGAGTCAGAACCGGACCgttttggttctgctctgcaacCGGACCGGGTGTCTGCTGGGCCCGTCAGTTCGGGATAAAATGGAAAGGTGCTGCGTGGTTCGGATAAAAGATGACAGCCGAACCCAGACTGGATCTCCAGGTCTGATCCAAACAACAGGATCGATAGTCAGTGATTCCAGGATCTGCTGTTTGGATCGAACCTGCAGAACCTCCAGGCTTGGCTCTCCAGAATATTCCCTCTGTCTGGTCCAGATTCCCAAAGTGGTCCCACCAGGGCCGGCCGAAGGTATATGCGAGTTAAGCAGCTGCTTGGGGCCCCCACTCCACCAGGGGCCCCAAGAGCACCAAGCCAGTGTAGCAGTGTGACGTTGTTAcactagatcaggggtgtcaaactccagtcctcgagggccacagtcctgcagtttttagatgtgccacaggtacgaaatgctggaaggaaatggcttaattacctcctccttgtgtagatcagttctcccagccttgctaatgacctaatcattctattcaggtgtggtgcagcagaggcacatctaaaagttgcaggacagcggcccttgaggactggagtttgacacatgtgcactAGATTGTCAAGTGAGAAGCTCTTCCGGTAGGAAATCATATGAGCACcggcagcttttattttggaaagatGACAGATCCATTGCAAAACAGCGggtaacttcctgtttcaaaattattgtttttattcaaatttaatgtGTTGCGAATGGAAATGTGAATTATTATCTTTACTGTTGAACATTTTGAGTTCATGGATTGTAGTTTTGAGTGTCAGTTCGggtttaaaagacaaattaacGGATCATATAGTCTGTGAAGCCTTTTACGTCTCCGtcgttttgttttctgtgttcaatAAGTGTATTTTAAGTATAATAAGTGACAGTTTTATTAATGTTCTTGTAAAATAATGTGCTTTAGAGCActtaaactttgtttaaaagtgATGGAAGTGTGTTAGCAGTTATTTATGCTACATGAAACATCGCTAATGAAAATGCTACATCCATGTGCTGAAAATAGTGATGTTCATGGTTAAACAGGCTCTGTGGAGCACAGTGAGGAGAAACGGCGGTAAAACTAGCCGCCTCTTGGAAAAGCTCAAGACGTTATGGTACCCCCACTTACCTGCtactttcacaataaaagctcaCATCCGGTTCATGTTTGATCTACTGCAAGTAGATTTCCAGCGGATGTCAACCACATCTgatgtttaatttcaaaataaaagcacagcaaCATAGGGGGGGaataaaaacgttttatttagtaggcttttattttgaaattgaacaTCAGATGTGGTTGACATTTGCTGGTTTTGTTCCAGAGTTGTCCCTCTCTCTCCCAGAAGTGAGAGAAGTCACTGCTTGATGGCCCCAATTATTTCCGATACATTATTTCCTTTTGCAAAGTCCAAACATGAAGCCGCTGGAAATCTACTGGCAGTAGATCAAACATGAACCGGATGTGAGCTTTTACTGTGAAAGGAGCTCGTAAATTAGGTTTGCCGTAACGTCTTGTAAAAATTGAGTGCAGCCTTTACTGTCATTTTCGAAGAAGCGGCTCGTTTTACTGCGGAGATATTTCCTGCTGTTTCATGCAGCTGTGtcatgtttcattatttttggcgtgggattattttgtttaatttttttcttattcaagGACTGTTTAAGATTATTATGCCCATGTTTGGGCTAGTTATTAATTATTGTTGCAATCATTTTACACAAGTCGTGCCCTTTCTGCTGGATTCGGTGGGAGAAGGCGCCGAGGAGTCAGAGAGAAAAAGCCTGATTCTGACGATCAGCAAGACAAAAGCTGAATCAACGACGCTTCATAAGATAaccttatttaaaataacactgAATAAATCCTGAtgctgaaatatgaaatattaaacttcTTCACTTGTTTCCTGTGAATTTGAAGTTAAAGTGACTTTTAGAAACCAGTGGGACCAAACTGGGACCAGCAGAACCAAGTGGACCGGATTGGTTTAGGCTCTTTGTGCTCCCAGCTGTTTGGATAATCTGGATTATAATCCCTGTGACCCGGACAGGAAGCGGCCATGTTGTgatgggaggaagaggaggagatggcAGCGGAGCTTTTCTCCACCAGCCTTCCTCACGGCgaggacgaggaagaggaggagacgaAGAAGAACTTCGTCCAGCTGAGCGAACCTGAGGAATCTGCCGAGCGGAACACCGTCGGCATCGACGACGgcgacgatgatgatgatgatgatgatgatgagagaCTCAGCTGGCAGGGAGCCCACCCCACCCTGAGGGAGAGGTAAACAACAACATGGCGGTGTGGGCGGGGCTTCACCACTTCCTGTGCTGAAGACAAACGTCACATTCCaccatgtttcagtttatttaggtTCTGGTCCCAGTTTGGACCGGTTCAGAA contains:
- the LOC102233808 gene encoding transcription factor IIIB 90 kDa subunit-like isoform X2 — encoded protein: MSSRVCRTCGGSDIDVDQARGSAVCTGCGSVLEDNIIVSEVQFVEGSGGVSSAVGQFVSADGPVKAPLLGSGFHTGVGKESRAQTLQNGKRQIQQLGSQLQLNQHCLDTAFNFFKLVVSKHLTRGRRTEHVIAACLYLVCRTEGTPHMLLDLSDLLQVNVYILGKTFLLLARELCINAPAIDPCLYIPRFAHMLEFGDKNHEVSMTALRLVQRMKRDWMHTGRRPSGLCGAALLVAARMHKFRRSVKDVIGVVKVCQTTLRKRLTEFEDTPTSQLTIDEFMRVDLEQECDPPSFTAGQHKVKMQQLEQELARKLDEVEGEISCYKEEIETELEKSRPKLRGIYAAYAKEMDPEDEDVLSSPADPEDKEGDDAALQAAAQRLTQDFLRQVIQEEEGGGAPQEAETEGAGRPTQGAPLASILGNASLGLQESFHTFDPPEPDQNPEGDPSPSGELDLEGIDDQEIDKYILNEKEVEVKTELWTKQNADYLKEQKEKEERITKEKEQGTYKEKKKKYKKREQIEAATAGEAIEKMLERKKISSKINYDVLRDLNQPAGSPASEPPGGAAVVPRKRLSRRRRKAGNANAELSASATMMTKRFRRLISSTPRKKKAAPQVETAVAMETASEAVPEAPPAAVPDAGPGPVEAPTPLETEEEEEEEAEEDCVSALQLVGDYGCEEEEVF
- the LOC102233808 gene encoding transcription factor IIIB 90 kDa subunit-like isoform X1, with product MSSRVCRTCGGSDIDVDQARGSAVCTGCGSVLEDNIIVSEVQFVEGSGGVSSAVGQFVSADGPVKAPLLGSGFHTGVGKESRAQTLQNGKRQIQQLGSQLQLNQHCLDTAFNFFKLVVSKHLTRGRRTEHVIAACLYLVCRTEGTPHMLLDLSDLLQVNVYILGKTFLLLARELCINAPAIDPCLYIPRFAHMLEFGDKNHEVSMTALRLVQRMKRDWMHTGRRPSGLCGAALLVAARMHKFRRSVKDVIGVVKVCQTTLRKRLTEFEDTPTSQLTIDEFMRVDLEQECDPPSFTAGQHKVKMQQLEQELARKLDEVEGEISCYKEEIETELEKSRPKLRGIYAAYAKEMGPSRTTADPEDEDVLSSPADPEDKEGDDAALQAAAQRLTQDFLRQVIQEEEGGGAPQEAETEGAGRPTQGAPLASILGNASLGLQESFHTFDPPEPDQNPEGDPSPSGELDLEGIDDQEIDKYILNEKEVEVKTELWTKQNADYLKEQKEKEERITKEKEQGTYKEKKKKYKKREQIEAATAGEAIEKMLERKKISSKINYDVLRDLNQPAGSPASEPPGGAAVVPRKRLSRRRRKAGNANAELSASATMMTKRFRRLISSTPRKKKAAPQVETAVAMETASEAVPEAPPAAVPDAGPGPVEAPTPLETEEEEEEEAEEDCVSALQLVGDYGCEEEEVF